The Magnolia sinica isolate HGM2019 chromosome 9, MsV1, whole genome shotgun sequence genome contains a region encoding:
- the LOC131255865 gene encoding pyrroline-5-carboxylate reductase-like, producing MALLFLLVLWTAHVFVGLEVKETVLALCGINGSGLNKKKMIILSVKPQVVKEVVLELKPLLSRKKLLVSIAARTKLKDLQEWAGHGQIIRAMPNTPSTIGEAATVMSLGEMATKEVEKLVECIFRAIGKIWRADEKFFDVVTGLSGSGPAYIFLAIEDMADGGVAAGLPRDLALKLASQTVLGAAAMAINSGKHPGQLKDDVASPAGTTIAGVRELENGGFGGTLMNAVIAAANWIRELSEW from the coding sequence ATGGCCCTACTTTTCTTGCTCGTTCTTTGGACTGCGCATGTTTTTGTTGGGTTGGAGGTAAAGGAGACTGTCTTGGCATTGTGTGGTATCAATGGAAGTGGACTGAATAAGAAAAAAATGATCATTCTCTCTGTAAAACCTCAAGTTGTAAAGGAGGTGGTTTTGGAGTTGAAGCCACTGCTTTCAAGGAAGAAACTTCTCGTGTCCATTGCCGCAAGAACAAAATTAAAAGATTTGCAGGAATGGGCTGGCCATGGTCAAATAATCAGGGCAATGCCAAATACTCCTTCAACTATTGGTGAGGCAGCAACAGTTATGAGCTTGGGAGAAATGGCAACAAAAGAAGTTGAAAAACTTGTAGAGTGTATTTTTAGAGCAATTGGCAAGATATGGAGAGCGGACGAAAAATTCTTTGACGTAGTCACAGGCTTGAGTGGCAGTGGACCAGCATACATATTTCTAGCAATAGAGGATATGGCTGATGGAGGAGTTGCTGCTGGTCTTCCACGAGATCTTGCATTGAAGCTAGCTTCCCAAACAGTTCTGGGAGCAGCTGCTATGGCTATCAATTCAGGAAAGCACCCAGGACAACTCAAAGATGATGTTGCATCACCTGCAGGAACCACCATTGCTGGTGTTCGTGAGTTGGAGAACGGCGGATTTGGTGGAACTTTGATGAATGCAGTCATTGCTGCTGCCAATTGGATTCGAGAGCTTTCAGAGTGGTAG